The following coding sequences are from one Panicum hallii strain FIL2 chromosome 5, PHallii_v3.1, whole genome shotgun sequence window:
- the LOC112894482 gene encoding salicylate carboxymethyltransferase-like: MASSLLHCSDKLPFMDVEAILHMKEGLGETSYAQNSSLQKRGMDTLKSLITNAATDVYISQMPERFTVADLGCSSGPNALCLVEAIVGSIGRVCGRRSSQPPPEFSVLLNDLPTNDFNTIFFSLPEFTDRLKAAAGSDEWGRPMVFLSGVPGSFYGRLFPRRSVHFICSCSSLHWLSQVPPGLFDEAGRPVNKGKMYISSTSPPAVPLAYLRQFQLDFGLFLKSRAAEVVPGGRMVLAMLGRQTEGYIDRRTTFLWELLSESFAALVSQGLVEQDKVDAYNVPFYAPSIGEVEEEVRREGSFRLDCVQTYEISLSSSGDAKEDGRTVSMAIRAIQESMLSHHFGPDVVDALFHRYTELVTESMEREEVKSVQIGVVLTRL; the protein is encoded by the exons ATGGCGTCCTCGCTGCTCCACTGCTCCGACAAGCTCCCGTTCATGGACGTGGAGGCCATCCTCCACATGAAAGAGGGGCTCGGCGAGACCAGTTACGCGCAGAACTCCTCGCTTCAG AAGCGGGGCATGGACACGCTGAAGAGCCTCATCACCAACGCCGCGACGGACGTGTACATCTCGCAGATGCCGGAGAGGTTCACGGTGGCCGACCTCGGCTGCTCGTCGGGCCCGAACGCGCTGTGCCTGGTGGAGGCCATCGTGGGGAGCATCGGGAGGGTGTGCGGCCGCCGGTcgtcgcagccgccgcccgAGTTCTCGGTGCTCCTCAACGACCTCCCGACCAACGACTTCAACACCATCTTCTTCAGCCTGCCGGAGTTCACCGACCGGCTGAAGGCCGCCGCCGGGTCCGACGAGTGGGGCCGGCCGATGGTGTTCCTCTCCGGCGTGCCGGGGTCCTTCTACGGGAGGCTCTTCCCCAGGAGGAGCGTGCACTTCATCTGCTCCTGCTCCAGCCTGCACTGGCTCTCCCAGGTCCCTCCCGGCCTCTTCGACGAGGCGGGCAGGCCGGTGAACAAGGGGAAGATGTACATCTCGAGCACGAGCCCCCCCGCCGTGCCGCTGGCCTACCTGAGGCAGTTCCAGCTGGACTTCGGCCTGTTCCTCAAGTCGCGCGCCGCCGAGGTCGTCCCCGGCGGCCGGATGGTGCTCGCCATGCTCGGCAGGCAGACCGAGGGCTACATCGACAGGCGGACCACCTTCCTCTGGGAGCTCCTCTCCGAGTCCTTCGCCGCGCTCGTGTCACAG GGGCTGGTGGAGCAGGATAAGGTGGACGCGTACAACGTGCCGTTCTACGCGCCGTCGATcggggaggtggaggaggaggtgcggCGGGAGGGGTCGTTCCGGCTGGACTGCGTGCAGACGTACGAGATCAGCCTGAGCAGCAGCGGCGACGCCAAGGAGGACGGCCGGACGGTGTCCATGGCGATCAGGGCCATCCAGGagtccatgctcagccaccactTCGGGCCGGACGTCGTGGACGCGCTCTTCCACAGGTACACGGAGCTCGTCACCGAGTCCATGGAGCGGGAGGAGGTCAAGAGCGTCCAGATCGGGGTCGTCCTCACGAGGTTGTGA
- the LOC112894722 gene encoding cytochrome P450 711A1-like — MEMGAMEEWTFSFLAMAVGFVVVVYLYEPYWKVRHVPGPVPLPLVGHLHLLAKHGPGVFAALAKKHGPVFRFHVGRQPLIIVADAELCKEVGIKKFKSIPNRSLPSPIANSPIHLKGLFATRDSRWSAMRNIIVSIYQQSHLAGLIPAMESCIQRAATNLDDGEEVVFSDLAVSLATDVIGQAAFDADFGLSRKLAAPGDDTEGVDGGGAAAKASSEFIDMHIHSTTSLKMDLSGSLSTIVGTFVPFLQKPLRQALLRVPGSADREITRVNGELRRMMDGIVAARVAARERAPASQPHKDFLSVLLAAREGDASTRELLSPDYLSALTYEHLLAGSATTAFTLSSVVYLVAEHPEVEDKLVREIDAFGPRDRVPTAEDLQTKFPYLDQVVKESMRFFMVSPLVARETSERVEIGGYVLPKGTWVWMAPGVLAKDPINFPDPELFRPERFDPTGDEHKRRHPYAFIPFGIGPRVCIGQKFAIQEIKLAVIHLYQRYVFRHSPSMESPLEFQFGIVVNFKHGVKLQVIKRHKNY, encoded by the exons ATGGAGATGGGTGCGATGGAGGAGTGGACCTTCAGCTTCCTGGCCATGGCCGTGGGATTCGTGGTGGTGGTGTACTTGTACGAGCCCTACTGGAAGGTGCGGCACGTGCCGGGGCCCGTGCCGCTGCCGCTCGTCGGGCACCTCCACCTGCTGGCCAAGCACGGCCCGGGCGTCTTCGCCGCGCTGGCCAAGAAGCACGGCCCTGTCTTCAG GTTTCACGTGGGAAGGCAGCCGTTGATCATCGTGGCCGATGCAGAGCTTTGCAAGGAGGTGGGCATCAAGAAGTTCAAGAGCATCCCCAATCGAAGCTTGCCTTCGCCCATCGCTAATTCTCCGATCCATCTCAAAGGACTCTTCGCTACAAG GGATTCGAGGTGGTCGGCGATGCGGAACATCATCGTCTCCATCTACCAGCAGTCGCACCTCGCGGGGCTGATCCCGGCCATGGAGTCGTGCATCCAGCGCGCGGCGACGAACctcgacgacggcgaggaggtcgtCTTCTCCGACTTGGCGGTGAGCCTCGCCACCGACGTCATCGGGCAGGCGGCGTTCGACGCGGACTTCGGCCTGTCGAGAAAGCTGGCGGCGCCTGGCGACGATACGGAGGGAGTcgacggcggcggagctgcGGCGAAGGCGTCGTCGGAGTTCATAGACATGCACATCCACTCGACCACGTCGCTCAAGATGGACCTGTCGGGGTCGCTCTCCACCATCGTCGGCACGTTCGTGCCCTTCCTGCAGAAGCCGTTGCGGCAGGCGCTCCTGAGGGTCCCCGGCTCCGCCGACCGGGAGATCACCCGCGTGAACGGCGAGCTCCGCAGGATGATGGACGGCATCGTCGCCGCCCGCGTGGCGGCGAGGGAGCGCGCGCCGGCGTCGCAGCCGCACAAGGACTTCCTGTCCGTTCTGCTCGCGGCGAGGGAGGGCGACGCGTCCACGCGGGAGCTGCTCTCGCCGGACTACCTGAGCGCGTTGACCTACGAGCACCTCCTCGCTGGGTCGGCGACGACGGCGTTCACGCTGTCGTCGGTGGTCTACCTCGTCGCCGAGCACCCGGAGGTGGAGGACAAGCTGGTCAGGGAGATCGACGCGTTCGGCCCTCGCGACCGCGTCCCCACGGCAGAGGATCTTCAGACCAAGTTCCCATACCTCGATCAG GTGGTGAAGGAGTCGATGAGGTTCTTCATGGTGTCGCCATTGGTGGCGCGAGAGACCTCCGAGCGGGTGGAGATCGGTGGCTACGTCCTTCCAAAAGGTACATGGGTGTGGATGGCTCCTGGGGTCCTCGCCAAGGACCCCATCAACTTCCCAGACCCAGAGTTGTTTCGGCCGGAGCGGTTCGACCCTACCGGCGACGAGCACAAGAGGCGGCACCCGTATGCCTTCATCCCCTTTGGAATCGGCCCCAGGGTTTGCATCGGCCAGAAGTTCGCCATTCAAGAGATCAAGCTCGCTGTGATCCACCTCTATCAGCGCTACGTGTTCCGGCACTCTCCCAGCATGGAGTCGCCTCTGGAGTTTCAGTTTGGGATTGTGGTCAACTTCAAGCATGGTGTCAAGCTTCAGGTCATCAAGAGGCACAAGAATTACTAG
- the LOC112894838 gene encoding cytochrome P450 711A1-like: MSSQLVESLPPLPAILCTVAALAVGAFTVYFYGPSWRVRRVPGPLALPLIGHLPLLARHGPAVFGVLAKRYGPIYRFHLGRQPLVMVADPDLCREVGIKKFKSIPNRSMPTPIQSSPVHHKGLFFTRDSRWQSMRNVIVSIYQPSHLASLIPVIQPYVERAGNLLRHGEEITFSDLTLKLFSDTIGQVAFGVDFGLTKGATTTTPADDGSVGSTAATDFIRKHFYATTSLKMDLSGSLSIVLGQFVPFLQEPARQLLMRVPGSADRRMEETNMAMSGLLDGIVAERAAQADRGEKNFLSVLLNARESTEAMKKLFTPDYVSALTYEHLLAGSVTMSFTLSSLVYLVAMHPEVEEKLLREIDAFGPDDVVPSAEELQTKFPYVDQVLKETMRFFTVSPLIAREASEDVEIGGYLLPKGTWLWLAPGVLAKDPKQFPDPDVFRPERFDPESEECKRRHPYAFIPFGIGPRACIGQKFSVQQLKLVIIHLYRRYVFRHSPRMEFPLQFQFSIVVNFKHGVKLQVIDRKTLRNR; encoded by the exons ATGAGTAGTCAGCTGGTGGAGTCCTTGCCGCCATTACCGGCGATTCTCTGCACCGTCGCGGCCTTGGCAGTCGGCGCCTTCACGGTGTACTTCTACGGGCCGTCATGGCGCGTGCGCCGGGTCCCCGGGCCTCTCGCGCTCCCCCTCATCGGCCACCTGCCGCTGCTCGCCAGGCACGGCCCCGCGGTGTTCGGCGTGCTTGCAAAGAGATACGGGCCCATCTACAG GTTTCACTTAGGGAGGCAGCCACTTGTGATGGTGGCAGACCCAGATCTGTGCAGGGAGGTGGGCATCAAGAAATTCAAGAGCATCCCCAATAGAAGCATGCCGACCCCGATTCAGAGCTCGCCTGTTCACCACAAAGGCCTCTTCTTCACGAG GGATTCGAGATGGCAATCCATGCGGAACGTCATCGTCTCCATCTACCAGCCGTCGCATCTGGCGAGCCTCATCCCCGTCATCCAACCTTACGTGGAGCGGGCCGGGAACCTCCTCCGCCATGGCGAGGAGATCACTTTCTCCGACCTCACCTTGAAGCTCTTCAGCGACACCATCGGCCAGGTCGCCTTCGGCGTCGACTTCGGCCTCACCAAAggcgcgacgacgacgacgccggcCGATGACGGGAGCGTCGGCAGCACCGCGGCCACGGACTTCATCCGGAAGCACTTCTACGCCACGACGTCCCTCAAGATGGACCTGTCAGGCTCCCTCTCCATCGTGCTCGGCCAGTTCGTCCCGTTCCTCCAGGAGCCCGCGCGGCAGCTGCTGATGCGCGTGCCGGGCTCCGCCGACCGGCGGATGGAGGAAACCAACATGGCCATGAGCGGCCTGCTGGATGGCATCGTGGCGGagcgggcggcgcaggcggaCAGGGGGGAGAAGAACTTCCTGTCCGTGCTGCTCAACGCGAGGGAGAGCACGGAGGCCATGAAGAAGCTCTTCACGCCGGACTACGTCAGCGCGCTCACGTACGAGCACCTGCTCGCTGGCTCAGTCACCATGTCGTTCACGCTGTCGAGCCTGGTTTACCTGGTGGCCATGcacccggaggtggaggagAAGCTGCTTCGGGAGATCGACGCCTTTGGGCCTGACGACGTGGTACCCAGCGCTGAGGAGCTCCAGACCAAATTCCCGTACGTGGACCAG GTTTTGAAGGAAACGATGAGATTCTTCACAGTGTCCCCTCTTATTGCACGGGAAGCATCCGAAGATGTCGAGATCGGGGGTTATCTCCTGCCCAAGGGCACATGGTTGTGGCTGGCGCCGGGTGTGCTAGCCAAAGATCCCAAGCAGTTTCCGGACCCGGACGTCTTCCGACCTGAGCGGTTCGACCCGGAGAGCGAGGAGTGCAAGCGAAGGCACCCCTACGCGTTCATCCCGTTCGGCATCGGCCCCCGGGCGTGCATCGGCCAGAAGTTCTCCGTGCAGCAGCTGAAGCTCGTCATCATCCACCTCTACCGTCGATACGTGTTCAGGCACTCGCCCCGGATGGAGTTCCCGCTTCAGTTCCAGTTTTCCATCGTGGTCAACTTCAAGCATGGTGTCAAGCTTCAAGTCATCGACAGGAAGACCTTGCGCAACCGCTAG
- the LOC112895459 gene encoding obtusifoliol 14-alpha demethylase-like: MDLTNSVVWFAIALVFIIAVTAKIAIGRTTFDPICNRPRPPLVNSGSLIKLLLTKGPQAMIHDQHKKLGSVFTVSFFGLKVTFLVGPEASGHFYQGLESEISHGNTFEFLVPIFGKEVGYGADIPTRTEQMHFYNEALKLSKRRSNVDPMVKEVEDYFSKWGEHGVVDLKHEFEKLIMLVSSRCLLGKEVREKMFGEVYMLFRELYNGMHLTSVLFPYAPSPVNRRRDRARIKLSKILIDIVRSRKAASDQVERDVLQNLIDSKYKDGRSTTEEEVTGLIIMLLFGGNHTSSVTSTWTGAYLLSHESCLTAVVEEQKKIIRKYGNHIDYNVLQEMNTLHCCIKETLRMHPVQPINLRKVHKNFTVQTREGNEYEIPRGHTIASPVLYNNSLPHIYKDPDAYDPDRFSLGREEDRVGGTFSYTSFGGGRHRCVGEAYAYMQIKVIWSHLLRNFELKLVTPFPKTNWSKLVPEPKGKVMVSFKRVAAA; the protein is encoded by the exons ATGGATCTGACAAATAGTGTAGTGTGGTTCGCAATAGCTCTTGTGTTCATTATTGCAGTAACCGCCAAGATTGCAATAGGAAGAACCACGTTTGATCCAATATGCAATAGGCCACGTCCACCTCTGGTGAATAGTGGTTCTCTCATAAAACTTTTACTTACGAAGGGCCCACAAGCTATGATCCATGATCAACATAAAAAACTTGGGAGCGTGTTCACAGTAAGTTTCTTTGGACTTAAGGTAACATTCCTTGTCGGGCCAGAGGCCTCAGGTCATTTTTACCAAGGACTGGAATCAGAGATTAGTCATGGTAATACATTCGAGTTCCTGGTGCCCATTTTTGGCAAAGAGGTTGGCTATGGTGCAGATATCCCCACCCGAACTGAGCAGATGCACTTCTATAATGAGGCACTAAAACTGTCAAAGCGGAGGAGCAACGTTGATCCCATGGTTAAAGAAGTGGAG GACTACTTTTCAAAATGGGGAGAGCATGGTGTAGTTGActtaaaacatgagtttgagaAATTAATCATGCTAGTCTCAAGCCGGTGCCTCCTCGGGAAGGAGGTTCGAGAGAAGATGTTCGGCGAGGTCTATATGCTATTTCGTGAGCTCTACAATGGGATGCACCTAACTAGTGTACTGTTCCCATACGCCCCATCTCCAGTGAACCGTAGGCGTGACAGAGCACGCATCAAGCTCTCAAAAATACTCATCGATATTGTGAGGTCCCGCAAGGCAGCCTCCGATCAGGTCGAAAGGGACGTGCTGCAGAACTTGATAGATTCAAAGTACAAGGATGGCCGTAGCACAACTGAAGAAGAGGTCACCGGGCTTATCATAATGCTGCTCTTTGGTGGAAACCACACAAGTTCCGTCACCAGCACATGGACTGGAGCTTACCTGCTCAGCCACGAAAGTTGTCTGACAGCTGTGGTGGAAGAGCAAAAGAAGATCATCAGAAAGTATGGGAACCATATAGACTACAACGTCTTGCAAGAGATGAACACCCTCCATTGCTGCATCAAGGAAACACTACGGATGCACCCTGTACAACCAATAAATCTTCGCAAGGTGCACAAGAACTTTACTGTACAGACCAGAGAAGGCAACGAGTATGAGATTCCAAGAGGCCATACCATAGCAAGTCCAGTACTCTATAACAACAGCCTACCTCACATTTACAAGGACCCTGATGCGTATGACCCTGACCGTTTTAGTCTGGGAAGGGAGGAGGACAGAGTTGGTGGTACGTTCTCATACACGTCCTTTGGCGGTGGAAGGCATAGATGTGTTGGTGAGGCTTATGCCTATATGCAAATTAAGGTGATATGGAGCCATTTGCTGAGAAATTTTGAGCTCAAGTTGGTAACTCCTTTCCCAAAGACGAATTGGAGCAAGCTAGTGCCGGAGCCCAAAGGGAAAGTAATGGTGAGTTTTAAAAGAGTCGCTGCGGCCTAA